A single genomic interval of Eurosta solidaginis isolate ZX-2024a chromosome 3, ASM4086904v1, whole genome shotgun sequence harbors:
- the LOC137246216 gene encoding uncharacterized protein isoform X2, producing MNCFCFSNRSFCLKWNNSLNKKLLRFVFFIFCLINYQKIIYGKEARIQRRFMWKQMHMENLMRNALSDLVPTINSVKPNKALNYLPSETTRIKYIIRNPTTNQPMKIIKIRPTTKIVKIIPKPNIGFEPKLILRQHNKPAPTYPTSDEMKKIEMEQELLTEGRISLNNENEIFNHIPDRENYTEQPKQEIDEKYNSWLPVAETSKISSFSSIKPSMVTSLHTSIVAEPLQGQEKPIPKQKSIFFANDKENNDFVEQQKYYDNTRHSNGYEVTENIAEESIALPLISDSQIRLPIGTAPSTFSSIQTTNKQVANRETNIAPIAESSSSVDMPNYPANFLRRYRERSKLSADLPIVTSTAPTLRIQQQKNTADLNTPCLPKVNNITNNRETFKIKGRFHGMSSHVQNEKWAPNVPDRFSTYEKPAETKVWSFTSTTPPATSSAESGVRSAGRLKTQLPMSTPTKISQNANIRELRQHNRGRIKFGDKILTE from the exons atgaattgtttttgtttttctaacaGAAGTTTT TGTTTAAAATGGAATAATTCTTTGAATAAAAAGCTATTAcgatttgtattttttatattttgtttgatcaATTATCAGAAGATCATATACGGAAAAGAAGCAAG GATACAACGTCGGTTTATGTGGAAACAAATGCATATGGAGAATTTAATGAGGAACGCACTATCTGATCTAGTACCTACAATAAATTCAGTGAAGCCAAATAAAGCATTGAATTATTTACCTTCAGAAACCACTAGAATAAAATACATCATCCGGAATCCCACAACAAACCAACCTATGAAAATCATTAAAATCCGTCCAactacaaaaattgttaaaattattcCTAAACCCAATATTGGCTTTGAACCGAAGCTTATTTTACGACAACATAATAAACCAGCACCTACATATCCCACATCAGacgaaatgaaaaaaatagaaaTGGAACAGGAACTTCTCACTGAAGGACGCATATCGCTCAATAACGAGAATGAGATATTTAATCATATACCCGATCGTGAAAACTATACAGAACAACCAAAACAAGAAATAGATGAAAAATACAATTCTTGGTTGCCAGTTGCTGAAACTAGTAAAATATCTTCTTTTTCATCCATCAAACCGAGTATGGTAACTTCATTGCATACAAGTATTGTGGCGGAACCACTACAAGGCCAAGAAAAGCCGATACCAAAACAAAAATCTATATTTTTCGCAAATGATAAAGAAAATAACGACTTCGTAGAACAGCAAAAATACTACGACAATACAAGGCACTCAAATGGTTATGAAGTAACAGAAAATATTGCCGAAGAGTCTATAGCTTTACCTTTAATAAGTGATTCCCAAATAAGGCTTCCGATCGGTACGGCACCATCCACATTTTCTTCAATACAAACCACCAACAAACAAGTTGCAAATAGGGAAACAAATATTGCTCCTATAGCAGAAAGTTCATCTTCGGTTGATATGCCAAACTATCCAGCCAACTTTTTGCGACGTTACCGCGAACGTTCTAAATTATCTGCAGACCTGCCTATTGTAACAAGTACTGCTCCCACACTACGAATACAGCAACAAAAAAACACAGCGGATCTCAATACGCCGTGTTTGCCTAAGGTTAACAATATTACTAACAATAGggaaacttttaaaataaaaggtcGCTTTCATGGAATGTCTTCTCATGTTCAAAATGAAAAATGGGCTCCAAATGTACCAGATAGATTTTCGACATATGAAAAACCAGCTGAAACGAAAGTTTGGTCATTTACCTCAACAACGCCACCAGCAACTTCCAGTGCAGAATCTGGCGTCCGATCTGCTGGTAGATTAAAAACACAATTACCAATGTCAACACCAACAAAAATAAGCCAAAACGCAAATATTCGAGAACTTCGACAACATAATCGTGGAAGAATCAAATTTGGTGATAAAATTTTGACAgaataa
- the LamC gene encoding lamin-C isoform X2, with product MSQKRASVSTRISRASTSTPVGGQSGRGGATSPGTTSPARTTRIQEKEELQHLNDRLACYIDRMRNLENDNNRLTQELHIAQDTVTREVSNIKAMYEKELAAARKLLDETSKEKAKLEIDIKRLWEENDDLKQRLDKKTKECAIAENSARVYETRYNEVNGKYNQALADRKKADDLAKDLAAENERLRKQLADLRKQLEAETLARVDLENQNQSLREELSFKDQVHTRELTETRSRRQIEISEIDGRLSKQYEAKLQQSLQELRDQYEAQMRANREEIELLYDNEIKNLQAAANRAANSTAHATEEIRIMRTKIDGLNAKIQDLENTNAGLNARIRELENLLDSERARHNQYITSLEAELQRMRDEMAHQLQEYQDLMDIKVSLDLEIAAYDKLLCGEERRLNISSPNRAGATSTNTDSGYSNGTHLSVSTTSRSGRVTPSGRRSAPPGVGGSAVKRRRTVIDESEDRNLSEYSVNSAAKGDLQIIDADSEGRYIKLHNKGNEEIHLTGWQLTRIAGDEELAFKFSRGSKINAGASVTIWSVDAGVAHDPPQNLVMKKKWPVADSMRSVLANADKEDVASYDRVRSNTSSHASRHRSTGTGFTLGSGVGSTGVRSLFSLLF from the exons atgtcgcAAAAGCGTGCGTCAGTGTCTACACGCATTTCACGTGCCTCAACCTCTACGCCAGTGGGTGGACAGTCCGGCAGAGGTGGTGCCACAAGTCCCGGCACCACTAGTCCTGCACGTACCACTCGGATACAGGAAAAGGAGGAACTGCAGCATTTGAATGATCGTCTAGCTTGCTACATTGATCGTATGCGTAATCTGGAAAATGATAACAACAGATTAACGCAAGAGCTGCATATAGCACAAGACACGGTCACTCGAGAAGTGTCCaatataaaggcaatgtatgagAAGGAATTAGCAGCTGCGCGTAAATTATTGGATGAAACTTCAAAGGAAAAAGCTAAATTGGAGATTGACATCAAACGATTATGGGAAGAAAATGATGACCTCAAACAAAG gtTGGACAAAAAAACCAAGGAATGCGCCATAGCTGAAAATAGTGCACGTGTATATGAAACTCGCTATAATGAAGTAAACGGCAAATACAACCAGGCTTTAGCTGATCGGAAGAAAGCGGATGATCTCGCTAAGGATCTTGCTGCTGAAAATGAAAGATTACGAAAGCAACTCGCTGATCTACGTAAACAACTCGAAGCTGAGACATTGGCACGCGTAGACTTAGAAAATCAAAACCAAAGCCTACGTGAGGAACTAAGTTTCAAAGATCAGGTACACACTCGGGAGCTCACTGAAACACGATCACGCCGTCAAATCGAAATTAGCGAAATAGACGGCAGATTATCCAAACAATATGAAGCTAAATTACAGCAATCTCTCCAAGAGTTGCGCGATCAGTATGAAGCGCAAATGCGCGCCAATCGTGAGGAAATCGAATTGTTATATGACAATGAAATCAAAAATCTCCAAGCTGCCGCCAATCGTGCAGCTAACTCAACGGCACATGCTACCGAAGAAATTCGTATAATGCGTACAAAAATTGATGGGCTTAATGCTAAGATACAGGATCTAGAGAACACCAACGCAGGCCTTAAT GCACGTATACGTGAATTAGAGAACCTATTAGATAGTGAACGAGCACGTCACAATCAATACATAACCTCGTTGGAGGCTGAACTTCAACGTATGCGTGACGAAATGGCGCATCAACTACAAGAATATCAAGATCTTATGGATATTAAAGTATCGTTAGATCTAGAGATTGCTGCCTATGACAAATTGCTGTGTGGAGAGGAACGCCGACTAAATATTTCATCTCCCAACCGTGCAGGGGCAACAAGCACAAATACCGATTCAGGTTATTCAAATGGCACTCATTTATCAGTAAGCACAACTTCACGTTCTGGACGCGTTACACCAAGTGGTCGCCGTTCTGCTCCACCAGGCGTTGGTGGCAGTGCTGTCAAGCGTCGTCGCACCGTTATTGATGAGTCGGAAGATCGTAATTTGTCCGAATATTCTGTAAACTCTGCCGCTAAAGGCGATTTACAAATAATCGACGCAGATAGTGAAGGGCGATATATTAAACTACATAACAAGGGTAACGAAGAGATACATCTAACAGGTTGGCAGCTAACTCGTATAGCAGGTGACGAAGAGTTAGCATTCAAGTTTTCACGCGGTTCCAAAATTAATGCCGGCGCTAGCGTTACAATATGGTCAGTAGATGCCGGAGTTGCACATGATCCCCCACAAAATCTAGTTATGAAGAAAAAATGGCCAGTAGCTGATTCCATGCGCAGCGTTTTAGCGAACGCTGACAAAGAG GATGTTGCCAGCTACGACCGTGTTCGTTCAAACACTTCCAGTCACGCATCCCGACACCGATCAACAGGCACCGGTTTTACGCTCGGCTCCGGCGTTGGTTCAACGGGCGTAAGAAGCCTTTTTTCACTACTATTCTAA
- the LamC gene encoding lamin-C isoform X1: MSQKRASVSTRISRASTSTPVGGQSGRGGATSPGTTSPARTTRIQEKEELQHLNDRLACYIDRMRNLENDNNRLTQELHIAQDTVTREVSNIKAMYEKELAAARKLLDETSKEKAKLEIDIKRLWEENDDLKQRLDKKTKECAIAENSARVYETRYNEVNGKYNQALADRKKADDLAKDLAAENERLRKQLADLRKQLEAETLARVDLENQNQSLREELSFKDQVHTRELTETRSRRQIEISEIDGRLSKQYEAKLQQSLQELRDQYEAQMRANREEIELLYDNEIKNLQAAANRAANSTAHATEEIRIMRTKIDGLNAKIQDLENTNAGLNARIRELENLLDSERARHNQYITSLEAELQRMRDEMAHQLQEYQDLMDIKVSLDLEIAAYDKLLCGEERRLNISSPNRAGATSTNTDSGYSNGTHLSVSTTSRSGRVTPSGRRSAPPGVGGSAVKRRRTVIDESEDRNLSEYSVNSAAKGDLQIIDADSEGRYIKLHNKGNEEIHLTGWQLTRIAGDEELAFKFSRGSKINAGASVTIWSVDAGVAHDPPQNLVMKKKWPVADSMRSVLANADKEVRILSIYNTCNMCHICSHCQQVEFLIDQMLPATTVFVQTLPVTHPDTDQQAPVLRSAPALVQRA, encoded by the exons atgtcgcAAAAGCGTGCGTCAGTGTCTACACGCATTTCACGTGCCTCAACCTCTACGCCAGTGGGTGGACAGTCCGGCAGAGGTGGTGCCACAAGTCCCGGCACCACTAGTCCTGCACGTACCACTCGGATACAGGAAAAGGAGGAACTGCAGCATTTGAATGATCGTCTAGCTTGCTACATTGATCGTATGCGTAATCTGGAAAATGATAACAACAGATTAACGCAAGAGCTGCATATAGCACAAGACACGGTCACTCGAGAAGTGTCCaatataaaggcaatgtatgagAAGGAATTAGCAGCTGCGCGTAAATTATTGGATGAAACTTCAAAGGAAAAAGCTAAATTGGAGATTGACATCAAACGATTATGGGAAGAAAATGATGACCTCAAACAAAG gtTGGACAAAAAAACCAAGGAATGCGCCATAGCTGAAAATAGTGCACGTGTATATGAAACTCGCTATAATGAAGTAAACGGCAAATACAACCAGGCTTTAGCTGATCGGAAGAAAGCGGATGATCTCGCTAAGGATCTTGCTGCTGAAAATGAAAGATTACGAAAGCAACTCGCTGATCTACGTAAACAACTCGAAGCTGAGACATTGGCACGCGTAGACTTAGAAAATCAAAACCAAAGCCTACGTGAGGAACTAAGTTTCAAAGATCAGGTACACACTCGGGAGCTCACTGAAACACGATCACGCCGTCAAATCGAAATTAGCGAAATAGACGGCAGATTATCCAAACAATATGAAGCTAAATTACAGCAATCTCTCCAAGAGTTGCGCGATCAGTATGAAGCGCAAATGCGCGCCAATCGTGAGGAAATCGAATTGTTATATGACAATGAAATCAAAAATCTCCAAGCTGCCGCCAATCGTGCAGCTAACTCAACGGCACATGCTACCGAAGAAATTCGTATAATGCGTACAAAAATTGATGGGCTTAATGCTAAGATACAGGATCTAGAGAACACCAACGCAGGCCTTAAT GCACGTATACGTGAATTAGAGAACCTATTAGATAGTGAACGAGCACGTCACAATCAATACATAACCTCGTTGGAGGCTGAACTTCAACGTATGCGTGACGAAATGGCGCATCAACTACAAGAATATCAAGATCTTATGGATATTAAAGTATCGTTAGATCTAGAGATTGCTGCCTATGACAAATTGCTGTGTGGAGAGGAACGCCGACTAAATATTTCATCTCCCAACCGTGCAGGGGCAACAAGCACAAATACCGATTCAGGTTATTCAAATGGCACTCATTTATCAGTAAGCACAACTTCACGTTCTGGACGCGTTACACCAAGTGGTCGCCGTTCTGCTCCACCAGGCGTTGGTGGCAGTGCTGTCAAGCGTCGTCGCACCGTTATTGATGAGTCGGAAGATCGTAATTTGTCCGAATATTCTGTAAACTCTGCCGCTAAAGGCGATTTACAAATAATCGACGCAGATAGTGAAGGGCGATATATTAAACTACATAACAAGGGTAACGAAGAGATACATCTAACAGGTTGGCAGCTAACTCGTATAGCAGGTGACGAAGAGTTAGCATTCAAGTTTTCACGCGGTTCCAAAATTAATGCCGGCGCTAGCGTTACAATATGGTCAGTAGATGCCGGAGTTGCACATGATCCCCCACAAAATCTAGTTATGAAGAAAAAATGGCCAGTAGCTGATTCCATGCGCAGCGTTTTAGCGAACGCTGACAAAGAGGTGAGAATTTTGTCGATTTACAACACTTGTAACATGTGTCACATCTGCAGCCATTGTCAGCAAGTAGAATTTTTGATCGACca GATGTTGCCAGCTACGACCGTGTTCGTTCAAACACTTCCAGTCACGCATCCCGACACCGATCAACAGGCACCGGTTTTACGCTCGGCTCCGGCGTTGGTTCAACGGGCGTAA
- the LOC137246216 gene encoding uncharacterized protein isoform X1 — MKAYFGSYFLPDFQCLKWNNSLNKKLLRFVFFIFCLINYQKIIYGKEARIQRRFMWKQMHMENLMRNALSDLVPTINSVKPNKALNYLPSETTRIKYIIRNPTTNQPMKIIKIRPTTKIVKIIPKPNIGFEPKLILRQHNKPAPTYPTSDEMKKIEMEQELLTEGRISLNNENEIFNHIPDRENYTEQPKQEIDEKYNSWLPVAETSKISSFSSIKPSMVTSLHTSIVAEPLQGQEKPIPKQKSIFFANDKENNDFVEQQKYYDNTRHSNGYEVTENIAEESIALPLISDSQIRLPIGTAPSTFSSIQTTNKQVANRETNIAPIAESSSSVDMPNYPANFLRRYRERSKLSADLPIVTSTAPTLRIQQQKNTADLNTPCLPKVNNITNNRETFKIKGRFHGMSSHVQNEKWAPNVPDRFSTYEKPAETKVWSFTSTTPPATSSAESGVRSAGRLKTQLPMSTPTKISQNANIRELRQHNRGRIKFGDKILTE, encoded by the exons ATGAAAGCTTATTTTGGTTCTTATTTTCTACCTGATTTTCAGTGTTTAAAATGGAATAATTCTTTGAATAAAAAGCTATTAcgatttgtattttttatattttgtttgatcaATTATCAGAAGATCATATACGGAAAAGAAGCAAG GATACAACGTCGGTTTATGTGGAAACAAATGCATATGGAGAATTTAATGAGGAACGCACTATCTGATCTAGTACCTACAATAAATTCAGTGAAGCCAAATAAAGCATTGAATTATTTACCTTCAGAAACCACTAGAATAAAATACATCATCCGGAATCCCACAACAAACCAACCTATGAAAATCATTAAAATCCGTCCAactacaaaaattgttaaaattattcCTAAACCCAATATTGGCTTTGAACCGAAGCTTATTTTACGACAACATAATAAACCAGCACCTACATATCCCACATCAGacgaaatgaaaaaaatagaaaTGGAACAGGAACTTCTCACTGAAGGACGCATATCGCTCAATAACGAGAATGAGATATTTAATCATATACCCGATCGTGAAAACTATACAGAACAACCAAAACAAGAAATAGATGAAAAATACAATTCTTGGTTGCCAGTTGCTGAAACTAGTAAAATATCTTCTTTTTCATCCATCAAACCGAGTATGGTAACTTCATTGCATACAAGTATTGTGGCGGAACCACTACAAGGCCAAGAAAAGCCGATACCAAAACAAAAATCTATATTTTTCGCAAATGATAAAGAAAATAACGACTTCGTAGAACAGCAAAAATACTACGACAATACAAGGCACTCAAATGGTTATGAAGTAACAGAAAATATTGCCGAAGAGTCTATAGCTTTACCTTTAATAAGTGATTCCCAAATAAGGCTTCCGATCGGTACGGCACCATCCACATTTTCTTCAATACAAACCACCAACAAACAAGTTGCAAATAGGGAAACAAATATTGCTCCTATAGCAGAAAGTTCATCTTCGGTTGATATGCCAAACTATCCAGCCAACTTTTTGCGACGTTACCGCGAACGTTCTAAATTATCTGCAGACCTGCCTATTGTAACAAGTACTGCTCCCACACTACGAATACAGCAACAAAAAAACACAGCGGATCTCAATACGCCGTGTTTGCCTAAGGTTAACAATATTACTAACAATAGggaaacttttaaaataaaaggtcGCTTTCATGGAATGTCTTCTCATGTTCAAAATGAAAAATGGGCTCCAAATGTACCAGATAGATTTTCGACATATGAAAAACCAGCTGAAACGAAAGTTTGGTCATTTACCTCAACAACGCCACCAGCAACTTCCAGTGCAGAATCTGGCGTCCGATCTGCTGGTAGATTAAAAACACAATTACCAATGTCAACACCAACAAAAATAAGCCAAAACGCAAATATTCGAGAACTTCGACAACATAATCGTGGAAGAATCAAATTTGGTGATAAAATTTTGACAgaataa